In Polaribacter sp. Hel_I_88, the following proteins share a genomic window:
- a CDS encoding helix-turn-helix domain-containing protein: MKNQKQHWQKKKYQKVTLETKLFVVDQIQNGQISTNFASKKYDVPRTTIGYWIKKYSTLVQQNTGMSKNDEIKKLKERIEELEFVKDFQQDIIADMEIITGVDLAKKSLPKTLAKEIELKKKNILKQNGSINVLGLANKPTTKDLKHKKSNK; the protein is encoded by the coding sequence ATGAAAAATCAAAAACAACACTGGCAGAAAAAAAAGTACCAAAAAGTAACTTTAGAAACCAAACTATTCGTCGTTGACCAAATTCAAAATGGTCAGATTTCAACAAACTTTGCTTCCAAAAAATATGATGTTCCTAGAACTACTATTGGTTATTGGATTAAAAAATACAGTACTTTAGTGCAACAAAACACTGGTATGAGTAAAAACGATGAAATTAAAAAATTAAAGGAACGTATTGAAGAGTTGGAGTTTGTAAAAGACTTTCAACAAGACATTATTGCTGATATGGAAATCATTACAGGGGTCGATTTGGCAAAAAAGTCATTGCCCAAAACATTAGCAAAAGAGATAGAACTAAAAAAGAAAAACATTTTAAAACAAAATGGATCTATCAATGTTTTGGGATTAGCAAACAAGCCTACTACAAAAGACTTAAAACACAAAAAATCAAACAAATAA
- a CDS encoding IS3 family transposase translates to MSKQAYYKRLKTQKIKQINDTKIIKMVKNYRKKVGQKTGGIKLYAELKQDFINQEIKIGRDKLYDVLRLHNLLVPKLKNYVTTTNSNHLFRKYKNLIKDQVPTRPEQLWVSDITYIKTDNGHNYLAIVTDAYSKQIMGYNLDNHMKTSLCTKALQMAIKNRKYPNKKLIHHSDRGFQYCNPKYTQFAENNGIIMSMTEQYDPYENAIAERINRTLKYEYGLKNCIKNTEIAQKTANQAVHIYNNLRTHFSLDLRKPAEVHLNPNIKYKSYRKNKLNLTELKI, encoded by the coding sequence ATTAGCAAACAAGCCTACTACAAAAGACTTAAAACACAAAAAATCAAACAAATAAACGATACCAAAATTATTAAAATGGTTAAAAACTACCGTAAAAAGGTAGGTCAAAAAACGGGTGGTATCAAACTATATGCTGAACTTAAACAAGACTTTATTAACCAAGAAATTAAAATAGGAAGAGACAAGTTGTATGACGTTTTAAGGCTTCATAATTTACTGGTACCCAAACTCAAAAACTACGTGACAACAACCAACTCTAATCACCTGTTTAGAAAATATAAAAACCTAATTAAAGACCAAGTGCCAACTAGACCAGAACAGCTCTGGGTAAGCGATATAACCTATATTAAAACAGATAATGGACATAACTATTTAGCAATTGTTACAGACGCCTATTCCAAGCAAATTATGGGATATAATCTAGATAATCATATGAAAACTTCTCTCTGTACAAAAGCGCTTCAAATGGCTATTAAAAACAGAAAATACCCTAATAAAAAACTCATTCATCACTCAGATAGAGGTTTTCAATACTGTAATCCAAAATACACTCAATTTGCTGAAAATAATGGAATTATTATGAGTATGACAGAACAATACGACCCTTATGAAAATGCAATCGCAGAAAGAATAAACAGAACTTTGAAATATGAATATGGTCTTAAAAATTGCATTAAAAATACAGAGATTGCTCAAAAAACTGCGAATCAAGCTGTGCATATTTACAACAATTTAAGAACCCATTTTAGCTTAGATTTAAGAAAACCAGCTGAAGTACACCTAAACCCAAATATCAAATACAAATCATATCGAAAAAATAAACTAAATTTGACTGAACTTAAAATTTAA